From a region of the Paralichthys olivaceus isolate ysfri-2021 chromosome 4, ASM2471397v2, whole genome shotgun sequence genome:
- the ccdc125 gene encoding coiled-coil domain-containing protein 125 isoform X1, with translation MEVSQVFNLDDDMVDGDLGDGLGVRASSGSTSKKSQSSAALSEILLPQAELLRCSSQAGVTAWIAGKRYQGSYWRVPLSGSLDDLSKAELTDRILEASEVIDVLCCELEVAHRYLEGKYQALKILQGKAILDKATSHTKSLLQKGDERAKALEKEVNSLQWELSFSQVQMKKSEQSWEQKYNGILSENKALTDNLQERENEIQELRAENSDLSRQCLELLSMLNVREQRAYQETKPQYSVERDTSVLELAVMGACRCLGVVEACPCSRTAAISRKQLIQLQQELDIQRSRREEALMVADAFRIAFEQQLRKRSDCFLLMAETNILTSQHLKAEGVNRSPLISVSQRLRELLPSSLELKTPNGLLETLYRLLDLLNDKDEALAHQRKVSIMLAHSAEELQRQLQLDSHCLPSDPSESCILSKQPQDTSGNHNRSQQTADSSESNVQEKQEPELPVFQLQPGKPQGLSKSVTDPQQLSAPIQTNIQPLSHHKSDESEIKHSDEPES, from the exons ATGGAGGTCAGTCAGGTCTTCAACCTGGATGATGACATGGTGGATGGAGACCTGGGTGATGGATTGGGTGTCAGAGCATCATCAGGCTCCACAAGTAAGAAGAGCCAAAGTTCCGCTGCTCTCTCAGAGATCCTGCTGCCCCAAGCAGAGCTTCTCCGGTGCAGCAGTCAGGCAGGAGTGACAGCTTGGATTGCTGGAAAGAGATATCAGGGATCATACTGGAGGGTGCCACTCAGTG GCTCCCTTGATGACCTGTCCAAAGCTGAGCTGACAGACAGAATACTGGAAGCAAGTGAG GTGATAGATGTCTTGTGCTGTGAGCTGGAGGTGGCACATCGTTACCTGGAAGGCAAATATCAAGCTCTCAAGATATTACAAGGAAAG GCCATTCTTGACAAAGCCACAAGTCACACTAAAAGTCTACTGCAGAAAGGTGATGAAAGGGCCAAGGCTCTGGAGAAG GAGGTCAACAGTCTGCAGTGGGAGCTCAGCTTCAGCCAGGTCCAAATGAAGAAGTCTGAACAATCCTGGGAGCAGAAATACAATGG AATTTTGAGTGAGAACAAGGCTCTGACCGACAACCTGCaggaaagagagaatgagatCCAGGAGCTCAGAGCAGAAAATTCTG atcTAAGTCGGCAGTGCTTGGAGCTTCTGTCGATGTTGAATGTGAGGGAGCAGAGAGCTTATCAAGAAACTAAACCTCAATACAGCGTAGAGAGAGACACAAGTGTTCTGGAG ctGGCAGTCATGGGGGCCTGCCGGTGTCTTGGAGTTGTGGAAGCCTGTCCATGCAGTCGCACTGCTGCTATCAGCAGAAAGCAACTAATTCAGCTGCAACAGGAG cttGATATTCAACGTtcaaggagagaggaggcattGATGGTTGCAGATGCTTTTCGCATCGCCTTTGAACAGCAGCTGAGGAAACGGAGTGACTGTTTCCTGCTTATGGCTGAGACAAACATCCTGACATCCCAACACTTAAAAGCTGAAG GTGTTAACAGGAGTCCTTTAATCAGTGTAAGCCAGAGGTTGAGAGAACTGCTACCTTCCAGTTTGGAGTTGAAGACACCCAATGGTCTTTTAGAGACTCTCTACAGACTGCTGGACTTG CTGAATGACAAGGATGAGGCCTTGGCTCACCAGAGGAAGGTGAGCATCATGTTAGCCCACAGTGCTGAGGAACTGCAGAGACAGTTGCAACTAGATTCACATTGTCTACCATCAGATCCCTCAGAGTCCTGCATCCTGTCAAAGCAACCACAAGATACATCAGGGAATCATAACCGGTCTCAACAAACAGCTGATTCATCAGAGTCAAACGTCCAAGAAAAGCAAGAACCAGAGCTGCCAGTTTTCCAACTTCAGCCAGGAAAACCTCAAGGTCTGTCCAAGTCTGTGACTGATCCACAGCAGCTGTCAGCCCCAATACAGACCAACATCCAGCCCCTGTCTCACCACAAGAGCGATGAGTCTGAAATCAAACATTCAGACGAACCAGAGTCCTGA
- the ccdc125 gene encoding coiled-coil domain-containing protein 125 isoform X2, giving the protein MEVSQVFNLDDDMVDGDLGDGLGVRASSGSTSKKSQSSAALSEILLPQAELLRCSSQAGVTAWIAGKRYQGSYWRVPLSGSLDDLSKAELTDRILEASEVIDVLCCELEVAHRYLEGKYQALKILQGKAILDKATSHTKSLLQKGDERAKALEKEVNSLQWELSFSQVQMKKSEQSWEQKYNGILSENKALTDNLQERENEIQELRAENSDLSRQCLELLSMLNVREQRAYQETKPQYSVERDTSVLELAVMGACRCLGVVEACPCSRTAAISRKQLIQLQQELDIQRSRREEALMVADAFRIAFEQQLRKRSDCFLLMAETNILTSQHLKAEGVNRSPLISVSQRLRELLPSSLELKTPNGLLETLYRLLDLLNDKDEALAHQRKIPQSPASCQSNHKIHQGIITGLNKQLIHQSQTSKKSKNQSCQFSNFSQENLKVCPSL; this is encoded by the exons ATGGAGGTCAGTCAGGTCTTCAACCTGGATGATGACATGGTGGATGGAGACCTGGGTGATGGATTGGGTGTCAGAGCATCATCAGGCTCCACAAGTAAGAAGAGCCAAAGTTCCGCTGCTCTCTCAGAGATCCTGCTGCCCCAAGCAGAGCTTCTCCGGTGCAGCAGTCAGGCAGGAGTGACAGCTTGGATTGCTGGAAAGAGATATCAGGGATCATACTGGAGGGTGCCACTCAGTG GCTCCCTTGATGACCTGTCCAAAGCTGAGCTGACAGACAGAATACTGGAAGCAAGTGAG GTGATAGATGTCTTGTGCTGTGAGCTGGAGGTGGCACATCGTTACCTGGAAGGCAAATATCAAGCTCTCAAGATATTACAAGGAAAG GCCATTCTTGACAAAGCCACAAGTCACACTAAAAGTCTACTGCAGAAAGGTGATGAAAGGGCCAAGGCTCTGGAGAAG GAGGTCAACAGTCTGCAGTGGGAGCTCAGCTTCAGCCAGGTCCAAATGAAGAAGTCTGAACAATCCTGGGAGCAGAAATACAATGG AATTTTGAGTGAGAACAAGGCTCTGACCGACAACCTGCaggaaagagagaatgagatCCAGGAGCTCAGAGCAGAAAATTCTG atcTAAGTCGGCAGTGCTTGGAGCTTCTGTCGATGTTGAATGTGAGGGAGCAGAGAGCTTATCAAGAAACTAAACCTCAATACAGCGTAGAGAGAGACACAAGTGTTCTGGAG ctGGCAGTCATGGGGGCCTGCCGGTGTCTTGGAGTTGTGGAAGCCTGTCCATGCAGTCGCACTGCTGCTATCAGCAGAAAGCAACTAATTCAGCTGCAACAGGAG cttGATATTCAACGTtcaaggagagaggaggcattGATGGTTGCAGATGCTTTTCGCATCGCCTTTGAACAGCAGCTGAGGAAACGGAGTGACTGTTTCCTGCTTATGGCTGAGACAAACATCCTGACATCCCAACACTTAAAAGCTGAAG GTGTTAACAGGAGTCCTTTAATCAGTGTAAGCCAGAGGTTGAGAGAACTGCTACCTTCCAGTTTGGAGTTGAAGACACCCAATGGTCTTTTAGAGACTCTCTACAGACTGCTGGACTTG CTGAATGACAAGGATGAGGCCTTGGCTCACCAGAGGAAG ATCCCTCAGAGTCCTGCATCCTGTCAAAGCAACCACAAGATACATCAGGGAATCATAACCGGTCTCAACAAACAGCTGATTCATCAGAGTCAAACGTCCAAGAAAAGCAAGAACCAGAGCTGCCAGTTTTCCAACTTCAGCCAGGAAAACCTCAAGGTCTGTCCAAGTCTGTGA